Part of the Lolium rigidum isolate FL_2022 chromosome 6, APGP_CSIRO_Lrig_0.1, whole genome shotgun sequence genome, CCCATTCCCATCCTGAGCGCTGCCTTTCCTCCTCTCCCCTGCACTGccgcccctaccgccgccgcctaACCCAACGAAGCTACCCGATCTTACAGGCAGAGGGAGAGAGATgacggaggcggcggcagcgctAATCGGCCTGTCGTGGGCGCCCAAGATGCCTTCCCTGCCGGCggcctgcagcagcagcagcaggaaggGCTCGGCACCGACCTCGAGCATCGACGCGCAGGGGAGTCTCTGGAAGCCCAGCAACGAGCTCGTGGGCGGGCTCTTCGTGCCGCCGAGGGACCCGAGGAAGGTCAACAAGATGGCGAAGAAGAACGTCAAGGACACCACCGGCAAGGGCTGGTGAGTTGGAAATTTGAGTCTTGCTGTTGGTTTGTATGGGTACTTACGGTTCCATTTGCAGGTTCGACATGCCTGCGCCTACCATCACACCCGAGTTGAAGAAAGACCTTGAGATTTTGCAGGTATGGTATTGCACTTGGGTGAATTGTTCTCAGTGGTATTACTTTTGTGTGGGGCTACATTATGTAACTGTGGAAAACAGAAGCTAACTCTCTAATTGGGCGTTTAGGAACGTGATCCTGAATTCCTGATGGTCAAGCATCAGCCATTTGATAAGCGTGTACTAGAATGTAGAGCATGCGTACTCATGGATTTTTCTTTTGCTTGTGTGTTA contains:
- the LOC124668297 gene encoding rRNA-processing protein fcf2-like; the protein is MTEAAAALIGLSWAPKMPSLPAACSSSSRKGSAPTSSIDAQGSLWKPSNELVGGLFVPPRDPRKVNKMAKKNVKDTTGKGWFDMPAPTITPELKKDLEILQLRHVLDPKRHFKRSGKSKALPKYFQVGTVIAPASEFYSGRLTKSDQKTNLVDEILSDPKLKNYRMRKVREIQETRTPGGNQKWKNKGRQTFKRAKDRRK